The genomic stretch CTCATAAGAATAATGTTTAGGTCTCTTTGAAAAATCCTTTAAAGGACCATCTCTTCCCCTTCTTACTGTCTGTCTTGATATTCCTAATATCAAAGCCCTTTCAATAATCTCTTTGTTTTGTATTTTTCTTTCCTTAAGGTGGTAAGTATGTCTATACCCATCTGGAACAAAGTAAAAAAATCCTTGACAAAAAAGAAATTTAATGTATAATTTACCAAAGAATTTAATAATTAGGAGGTGAGATAGGTGACAAAACAAGACCTGGTCAACAAGGTAGCAGCAATAGGGCTGACAAAAAAGCAAGCTGCCGAGGCAATTAATGCCGTAACAGATGGAATTACAGGGGCATTAAAAAAGGGAGATAGGGTTCAGCTTATCGGGTTTGGAAGTTTCTCTGTTAGAAAAAGGGCAGCAAGGACAGGAAGAAATCCTCGCACAGGAGCAGAGATAAGGCTTCCTGCAAGAAAGGTTCCCATCTTTAAGCCAGGAGAGGCATTAAAGAAGGCGATTAAGTGAGAGGAGAAAGAAAGGGGCAATCAATTTCTTAAGGGTTGCCCTTTTCTTATTTTTTTTATGGAAGATAAGCTATTTTTCACAATAAAAGAGGCAAGCTCTATTTTAAAAATAGAACCCTATGTTTTAAGATATTGGGAGTCCTGTTTTAAGGAAATAAAACCAGAAAGGACAAAATCTGGCCATAGAAGGTATAGAAAAGAGGATATTGATCTCCTTAAGAAGATAAAAAGCCTGCTGTACGAACAAAGATTTACCATAGAGGGGGTAAAAAAATACCTTAGAACAAAAGAAAAAGAGACCCCTAATTTTATCACAGAAGTAAAACAGGAGCTAAAAGAGCTTTTAAATATATTAAAGTAATAAAACCCGGGGCGTGGCGCAGCCTGGTTTAGCGCACCAGCATGGGGGGCTGGGGGTCGGCCGTTCGAATCGGCTCGCCCCGATTAAGT from bacterium encodes the following:
- a CDS encoding HU family DNA-binding protein, which gives rise to MTKQDLVNKVAAIGLTKKQAAEAINAVTDGITGALKKGDRVQLIGFGSFSVRKRAARTGRNPRTGAEIRLPARKVPIFKPGEALKKAIK
- a CDS encoding MerR family transcriptional regulator, which produces MEDKLFFTIKEASSILKIEPYVLRYWESCFKEIKPERTKSGHRRYRKEDIDLLKKIKSLLYEQRFTIEGVKKYLRTKEKETPNFITEVKQELKELLNILK